GTTTCTCGAACGTGAGATATATTCGAAGCTCTAACCCTCTCACCTCGCTTTTCTTCCTTGATTTGATGCTACTCAAGATGATTTGACATAGTTCCAAAATAAATAAGGAAGAAAAAAGAAGTATCAGCAACAGGAGAAGGTATATGGTATGGCATAAGCTGAGGGAACCCAAGCGATGCTCTAGCCCAACTACAAACCAATAAAAAGACATAAATCTCATGCAGATCGAGCTACTCACTCTGTCTTTGATGAGATCCCCATAACTCTTTGTTATAGACCTCAAGCGTTATAAGGAAGAAGGCTATTGGGAGTATACGGAGAGCAAAAGCGCAAGGAGAGAATAGGAAGACTAAGAGCACTCTTCCGATTCTTATAGTACCCTATATAAATTCTTCAAGCTATCTCAAAATCTTTTTATCTCACGAGATAGAAAATCTCTCCGGTTGGTAGGAATGAAAGAGATGATAAAACCCGGCTACATTCTCAAGAGCACAAAATGGAAAGAACCTATTCTTGTTGAAATGGTTCAGTATAATGAAAGAGCTCAAACATTCAAAATAGCTTGGAAAGGTCTTTTCAGTAGTCAACCTGGCATGTCACTCCTCACAAAAGAAGAACTCAAGAACATAGAGATTGTAGAAAATCCCCTCACATTCAAAGGAGATCCCGAAGCTGTAGCCCTTGCAATCGAAGCCAAGAGATATCAGTTTGCTTCACTCTACGATCCTATTTTAGCCGTTAGCGTTTCAAAGATAGTTCCACTCCCCTTCCAGATTGATGCAGTTTACAACTACATCCTCAAAAATCCCCAAATAAGATTCCTCCTTGCCGATGACCCTGGTGCAGGAAAGACAATTATGGCTGGACTCGTGATAAAAGAGCTCAAGCTCAGAGGACTCGCAGAAAGAATCCTCATCGTAGTCCCGGGGCATCTTATAGACCAATGGCGCAGGGAAATGAAGGAAAAGTTCGAAGAGGAATTTACGGTCGTTGGGAGAGAAATGTATAGGAACACGCCAGATATATGGAGGCGAGAAAAGCAAGTAATAGCATCAATCGACTTTCTCAAACAGGAAGACATAAGGAAGAGCCTTGAAACAGTGAGCTGGGATCTGGTAGTGGTTGATGAAGCTCACAAAATGGCTGCTTACCGATTCGGCAGGAAAATATATCGCACCAAGAGATACCGCGTCGGAGAAGTGCTCTCCCAAAATTCCACCCACATGCTCTTCCTCACAGCAACTCCTCACAAAGGAGATCCTGAGAACTTTCGCCTTCTCCTCGACCTCCTCCTACCGGGGCTCTTCAGCGATAAAGAAATACTCCTTGAAGCTATAAGAAAAAACGAGAACCCTATATTCCTTAGGCGTATGAAAGAAGATCTTGTAGACTTCGAAGGTCGGAGGATATTCAAGCCCAGGTACTCCCACACAGTCTCATTCAAACTCACGGACGAGGAGATGAAGGTCTATAACTATCTCTCCCTCTACATTCGCGACCAGTACACAATGCTGGAAGAAGGGAAGAAAAGAAGCATAGTCTTCCCCCTCGTCATACTTCAAAGGAGGTTTGCTTCAAGTACTTACGCCCTCCTTCAATCACTAAAGAGAAGAAAAGCTCGCTTGGAAGAATACCTGAGAACCGGGAAGATAGAAGAGGAACCGGCACAACTAACCTTTGAGGACCTGCTCGAACTTGAAGATGAAGAAGAAAGGAAACGTTGGAAAAAAGAGCGTGAAATGGAAGTTATGCTTATAACGAGGAAAAAAGAGAAGATAAGACGTGAAATCCAAACTTTGGAAGAACTCATTCGCATGACTGAAGACCTTATAGCGAGGGAACAGGAAACAAAACTCCGCAAGCTCAAGGAGACACTTGAAATCATACGGAAAGAGCACGGGGAGAACGAGAAAGTCCTGATATTCACCGAGTTCAAGGATACTCTCGATTACCTCGTAAACAAGCTCCAAGAATGGGGCTACACCGTGACCTCAATCCACGGTGAGATGTCGATGGAAGAGAGAATTCAGCGCGAAAAGGACTTCAGGACATGGGCCCAAGTCATGGTCGCTACAGAAGCCGCAGGAGAGGGGATAAATCTCCAGTTTTGCCACCTGCTCATAAACTACGACATACCCTGGAACCCAAACAGGCTTGAGCAGAGGATAGGAAGGGTGCACCGCTACGGGCAAAAGTATCCAGTACACATCTTCAACTTCGTCGCTGAGAACACGAGGGAAGGCATAGTCCTCAGGAGATTATTGCAGAAGATAGAGGAGATAAGAAGAGCCCTCGGAGACAAGGTCTACGACGTCATTGGCGAGCTCCTAGACGGGGAGAACCTCTACAAGGTGCTCGCAGAAGTAGCAGCCATGATGAGGGACCCAGAGAGCGTCCTGCAGGAGCAAGAAAAAGCCCTCCAAACAGATGAAGTTGTCAAGAGGGCAAAAGAGGTCCTCGGGGAAAGCCTCGCGACCAAACACATTGACCTCACTAAGGTAAAACACCTTCTCGAAAAGGCTGAAGAGAACAGGCTCTCACCAGAGTACCTTGAACTCTTCTTCGTGAAAGCCATGGCAAGACTCAACGCGAGGGTGAGGGAGAGAGAACCCCACGTGTACTCAGTAGATAGAGTGCCCCGCGTTCTCCGTGAGATAGCCGAAAGAGAAGGCTACGGAAAGGTAGAACGCTCGTACAAGGCAATAACCTTCGATAAGGAGCTATCGGAGAAGAGGGACGACGTTGAGTTCGTCTCCTTCGGGCATCCACTCTTTGAGGCCTTACTTTACTGGGTTCGCGAGAACTATCGCGAAGAACTCCTGAAGGGCTCGGTATTCTATGATCCAAGGAACAGACTACACGGCGTCATCTGGTTCTTTGAGGGAGAAGTGAAAGACGGATTCGGCTCGACGGCAGGAAAAACCCTCATAGCAGTGTACGACGACGGAGAGAAGTTCGAGACCATTGACCCAAAGATCATCTGGGACCTTGAGCCAGCGAGAGACTCCCCAGAGGTTGAGGTGGACTTCCAGCGCAGGGACGAAGCCATGCACTATGCCCATCAGGAATTGAGGAAGTACATGAAAAAACTCCTCGAAGAGAGAAAGAGACAAGCGGAGATAAAGGAAAAGTACGGCATCAAATCACTCAAGAAACTCATAGACGACCTCGATTACAAGCTGGCTGAATATGAGCTCCTCCCACCCGAGGAAAGGAAAAGATATACTCTTACAATACGCAACCTTGAAGAAAGGCTAAACAGATATAAGAAGGCACTCGAAGAACTCCCGGAAAGGATTCGGAGAGAAACAAGCCTTACAACCGAAGTGCCAACCTTTGTGGGTGCAGTCTACGTTCTGCCACGGGGAGATATGGGCGAAGACCCAAGCATAGAGGAGATAGGGATGCAGATAGCGATGGAATACGAGAGAAAACATGGAAGAGAGCCAAGGGACGTCTCGAAAGAGAACCTCGGTTACGATATCTACTCCGAGGGTAACGGTGAGAAGAGGTACATAGAAGTAAAGGCAAGGGCAAGACTTGGGGATGTGGAGCTTACATGGAACGAGTACGTAACCGCGAAGAGGCTGAAGGACAAGTACTGGCTTTACGTCGTCGCCTACGCCGCCGAAAGGCCGACGCTCTACATCATCCGTGATCCCGCTCACACCCTCAAAGTCGTGGAGAAGTACGAGATAAGGTTCAAAGTCCCGGTTGAGGAGTGGAGGAAGAAAGGGGAAAAGGTTGAGGTCTGAGGAGGCGGTAGAATGGAGACCAATGGAGCTGATAACTCGAAAACAGATCCTCAAATGATAGTTGAAGAGCTCAAGCTGATAGAGAGCAAAATACAGCAGTTTGACTCTCAGCTCCATAGTATTACTCAGTTTGGACTTCCATTATTGTTTACTATTGTGTCAGTTGCAATGCTCCTCTATGACAGAAATCAGATACTGGCAGGTCTTGTTCTCATACTGGGAGGCTGGATAATGGGTACCGTCGGATTTATCGCCAGGAAAAATGCCCGCTATCTACGTGCGATGGCAAGTCTTGCACTCAAGAGAGAGCGGGAATTGGGATTCGAGATTACATCAACCATCGTAGAGACAAGAAAAACCCAGTTCAATCACCTCGAAGATAAGGTATTCGACCCAAAATGGTATAGCATATTCAAGTTTATCCTGTTTATTGTCGGATTGTTGGTAATCGCAAGGGCTTGGAGGTGAAATTATGGAGGACAAGCGCTTTATCGAGGTGGCCTTTCCGGTCAAAGCGGTAAGTGAAGAATCCGTAAGGGAGAAGAACATAAGACATGGTCATATTTCGACTCTTCACATCTGGTGGGCGAGACGTCCCCTAGCAGCATCAAGAGCAACTAACTTTGCTGCTCTTATTCCAGCACCAAAGGACGAGCATGAAATTGAAAGAAAAAAGAAATTCATAGCAAAGCTCTCAAAATGGGAGAATTCACTAAACGAGGAAATAATAAAGAAGGCTAGAGAAGAAATTCTTGAATACTTCAAGCAAATACGTGACGACCCAAACCAGGAAAGGCCCCGCGTTCTCGATCCCTTTGCAGGCGGTGGTTCAATACCTCTTGAGGCACTCCGCCTAGGGTGTGAAACCTATGCCCTTGATTACAATCCAGTTGCCGTTCTCATCCTCAAGGCCGTCCTTGAGTACCCTCAGAAGTACGGGAAGAGAAAGAAGGGGGTACTTGAAGAGTGGCTCTCACCGGAGGAGAAGGGTAAGGGGTACGACCTCGTGAGGGACGTAAAGAGGTGGGGAGAGTGGGTTCTTGAAGAAGCTAAGAAAGAGCTTGAGCGCTTTTACCCCCAAGATGAGGACGGTTACATTCCTGTAGGATACATTTGGGCGAGAACGATAAAGTGCCAGAACCCCACGTGCGGTGCCGAGATTCCTCTAATGAGACAGTTCTGGCTGGTAAGGAAGGATAACAAGAAGGTAGCCCTGTATCCTTACGTTGAGGGCAACGAGGTCAAGTTCAAGATAGTTGGCGACGGCTACGAGCCTATGCCAGAGAATTTTGATCCCTCAAAGGGCACAGTCAAGGGCGCGAAGGTGACCTGTCCGGTCTGTGGCATGACCCACGACGCGAACACCGTGAGAAAGCTCTTCCGCGAGGGAAAGGCCGGGCAAAGAATGGTTGCCGTTATCCTCCACCATCCAGACAAGAGGGGTAAGATGTATCGCCTGCCAACGGAGAAGGACATCCAAGCCTACGAGGAGGCGAAGCACTATCTTGAGGAGAAAAGAGTAAAGCTTATGGAGAAGTGGGACATTGATCCAGTACCGGACGAACCCCTGCCTCCAAAGGGTACTCTGGGCTTCAGGGTTCAAAACTATGGTATGAAAATTTGGGGTGATCTTTTCAACGACCGACAGAAACTTGTTATGATAACTTTAGCAGAAAAAATAAAAAATGCTTATCAGAGAATGCTTGAAGAGGGTTATAATAAAGAGTACGCAAAAGCTATTGTTACATTTCTAGCACTTAGTGTAGATATGGTTGCAGCCTTCTCAAATACTCTCACGCGCTGGGAAAATACCTCTGAAGCTGTAAAACATTTGTTCTCAAGAAATGCTCTTCCTATGGTGTGGGACTATCCTGAGGTAAACCCATTTAGTAATTCGACTGGTAGTTTTAGAACTATCCTGCATCTATGTCTAAAAAGTGTTGAGCACTTTTCAGAGGTACAATCACCTAGAGTTCCTCAGGTTGGTCAGAATTCAGCAACTTCTCTCCCCTACCCTAATAACTACTTTGATGCTGTATTCACAGATCCCCCCTACTATGACAACGTGCCCTACTCTTATCTCAGCGACTTCTTCTATGTTTGGCTCAAGAGAACCATCGGAGACCTCTATCCAGAGCTGTTTCTGACACCACTAACTCCAAAGAGCAAGGAACTCGTTGCTTATACTCACGATAAGGATTGGAAAGCGGCAAAGAAACAGTTCGAAGAAGGCATGAGACAAGCCCTAAAGGAAATCCACCGCGTCCTCAAGCCGAACGGAATCCTCGTGCTCGTTTACGCCCATAAAACTACAGAGGGCTGGGAAACGCTCATAAACTCGCTCCTTGACTCTGGTCTCGTTCCCACAGCTTCCTGGCCAATCCATACAGAGATGGCGAACAGGCTCAGAGCGAAAGAATCTGCCGCTCTAGCTTCATCAATTTACATCGTCGCTCGCAAGATAGAAAAGCAGGGCGTTGGCTGGTTTGAGGAAATCAAGAGAGATCTAAGGAAGACTCTTGAGCAGAAGCTTGACGCCTTATGGAAGGAGGGCATAAGTGGTGCGGACTTCTTCATAGCTGCAATAGGCTCGGCCATCGAAGTCTTCGGCAAGTACGAGAAGATTCTTGACTATGAGGGCAACGAGATAAGGGGTGATCGCTTGCTCCAGCTCGTGAGAGACATAGTAACTGATTATGCTATAAGACAGGTTCTCCACGAGGACATCTCTTCAGAGCTATCACCACTCACGAAATTCTACGTGCTCTGGCGCTGGATGTACGGCGAGGCGAAGGTTCACTTTGACGAAGCAAGAAAGCTCGCAACTTCCGTTGGGCTCGACCTTGAAAAAGAGTGGAACAAGGGCTTTATCGTGAAGGAGAAGGAGTTCATTCGTGTTCTTGGCCCGCAGGACAGGAAGCTGAATGAGATAAAGGGTAATGATCTCATAGACGTTCTTCACAAGGTCTTACTCCTATGGCAGGCCAATAGGAAGAGGGAGATGGTAAGCTTGCTCGCTGAGACAGGCTGGGGCGAGAAGGACGTCTTCTACAAGGTGGCTCAAGTCATCAGCGAGGTTCTGCCGAAGGACAGCAAGGAGAAGAAGCTCCTCGATGGCTTCCTCGCTGGCAGGGAGCACATAAAGAGGGCCATTGAGAAAGGTGACTACTCGCTCTTCAACAGCGAGGAGAAGTCTGGAAAGCAGGAGACACTTGAGAAGTTCATAAGGAGGTGATTTTTGGCTCGTTACGGTCCTTCTCTCCAAATTTCATCTGGGAGGTAAACTACTCGAAGTTTTTTCTCCGGGTTCTCAGCTTTCACTTCCTCAAGGGTTTCTTAGCAGTTCTCGCGAAGTTTTTATCAATGGTGTACAGGGTGCATAGCTCGTCAGACTTGCTTGACAACATAACTACCTCGCTGAAGATGAGGGCATCGTAGTCGTCCTTGAATCTATTCCTTACCTCCTATTGCAGATTCAAGCTCCTCTCGTAACTTTATAGCCTTATGGACACTACCGAACTTGTATATCTTCGCCACCTGCTCGATTATAAAGTCATTATTATCTTCTAGAGGGATTGTCTCATGAGTATTCAATGAGTTCTCTAGCTTTGAAGAAATTCAGTAGTTGTTACCCCTACTCTGATATTGGGGTGGTTACTTATATCAGTCTTAGGACATATGCCTAACTCTAGGGGGTACACTTTTGAAGCAGACTACTTCTTGAAGCTATTTACAACAAGAGAAAAGCTTTTGTATTCCCGGATTTCTGTAACACAAATGGGTGACCGCCCTCTGAGGGGAACACTAGGTTTTGCAATTGTTGGGCTTATAGTGCCCATGATCCTCGCAGCGACTTGGCAGTGGGGACTCATTCAGCGCGAGGCAACATCCGAGGAGAAAGTTGCAATCCCGCTGAGCTTCTCAAATGATTCCAGCGTCTCAGTTCCAGCCCCAAGCATCTTTTCTGGCGAATCCGGAGAGCGGGTTCCTGCAACGTCAGAAGAAGCCGAACCACTCAACCTGAGCCAAGAAGAAGCACTCCAGCTAAAGGTAAGCCTCCAGAACTTTACCCAGAGCCTCTGGAGGAGCATCTCCAAGTACGGCTATGACAATGTCACCCTTGCTTTGGCGACATCCATCGCATCACTGCCCCTACTCCCCGAATGTGAGAACGTCTCCGGATACCGGAACCTCGCTACATACAACGAGGAAGTTTCAAACCTCACGGTGGCTCTCCATAAGTACAAGAACCTTGCAGAGGGGCTATCGAAGGATTATGGAATTGAACTGCCTTATTTAGATGACAGAGAAATCAAGAAGCTGAAAAACACTCTCAAACCTTCCCAAGTTGAGGATATGCTCATGGTCTGCTCGTTTGCCCGTGACTACAACAGACTCGTCAAGGCCGCACGGCGGGTAACTCCGGGAGATAAGGACACCTACTCAGCTTTCTACGAGAGGCTCTTCATAGTGGGGCTGGAGCTCATATTCATGAAGGAGAACGTTGCTTACAAGGTTTCGTACAAGCTCGTCGGCAATATCCTCTGGAAAACGCACCTTTTCCACGTGATTTACCGCTACGGGGGAAGCACGGCGCTCAAGGTCGTCATGAGCACTATGCACTGGGAGTTCCGGGGAGTCATAAACAAGTACTTTGAGGCCTTTGGAGACGATCCCGACAAGATAGAGGCCTTGATTTCAAATATCGACAATCCTGGCTGGATTTACGAACAGGTAAGCTCGCTGGGGGAGCTTCTCAAGAATAAGACCACAGAACTCATCGGAAATAAAACAGACATTGTTGATAAGCTCAAAGGACTCATTGGATCAAGTAATGGGTAGGTAACCGGAAAACTCAAAATACCCAAAGTTATACATAGCTCTTGGTGAGTCTATGGCGTTGAAGCCATTTTACCAGATTGCCATACCTCATGATGATATAAGAGAGGGGAGATTTACGCTTGATACCTTTGCGGCTGATCTGTGGAGCGTTTATCAGAATAAGGGACCAGAGGAGTACAGGAATCCCAAACTTTTCTGGGAGAGGACATATATAACAAAAGGCCTTAGCCAGCTCCTTGAAATCGCCAAAAGGAGATTACTTGAGGGAGTTGGTGATGCCATTATTCAACTCCAGACCCCCTTTGGCGGAGGCAAGACGCACTCGCTCATAGCCCTTTACCACAAGGCACGCGAGTGGAACGTCAAGGTTGTTGTTCTTGATGGGACTGCTTTTGATGCCAAGGAGGACATTCTTTGGGAGGAGCTCGAGCGCCAGCTCACTGGAAAGGTCGAGCTACTAAAGGGTATGACATCTCCAGGCAAGAAGAAGCTCTCAAAGATTCTTGAGGAGAACGCCCCTGTGCTTATTCTCATAGATGAGCTCCTTGAGTACATGGTGAAGGCCGCTGGAGTAGGAACGGGAGCTGTAGACATAAAAGTCGGAGAAACTACCCTTGCCGACCAGACTTTGGCTTTCATCCACGAGCTCACGGAGGTCGTAAAAACCACAGATAGAGTCCTGCTTGTGATGACTCTTCCATCGAGCATTCTTGAGCACTATTCCGAGAAAGCTGAAGAGTACTTCCAAAAGCTCCAGAAGATAGCAGGTCGCTCCCACAAAGTCTTCACGCCTGTTCAGGAAGAGGAGGTTTATGATGTCATACGAACGAGACTTTTCAAGAGGATCGACGAGGCCGAGATGGAGGCCGTCGCGAAAGAGATTGTGGACTACCTTGAAAAGGAAAACCTTATCCCCGAAGGTCTCAATGCTTACCAGTACAGACAGAAGTTCTTGAGGAGCTATCCTTTCCAGCCGGAAGTCATTGACGTCCTGTATCAGAGATGGGGCAGTCTACCAAAGTTCCAGCGTACGAGGGGTGTTCTAAGGCTCCTCTCGATAGTCGTGCGCTCGCTTCTTGGCAAGGACGTACCTTTCATAAGGCTTTCCGACTTCGATTTGAGCTTCAAAATGCTGAGGGATGAGCTCATTGACATTGTTGGGGAAAGCCGATATTACTCTGTACTTGACGCGGACATTCTGTCCCCGAACTCGGGAGCAAAGAAAGTCGATAGAATGCTGGGGGAATCTTACGAGCACTACCGTATAGGAACGAGAGCTGCAACAGCCATTTTTATGTACTCTTTCTCAGGAGGAGAAGTGAATGGAGCAACCACGAAGGAAATCAAGCTTTCCTGTGCCGATTTGAGATATTCGAGCAGTATCGTGGGGGATGCTATTCTATACCTCAAAGACAACCTCCTGTACCTTCACTATCGCAATGGGCGTTACTTCTTCAGCCTTGAGCCGAACCTCAACAAGCTTGTAGTTGATGAGATGAACAACATCGGAGATGAAGAAATAAGGGAAGTTGAGTACGAACTGTTGAAAGGCCAGCTCAAAGGAAGATACTTCAAGAAGGTATATCTTTGGCCCTCAAAGCCTTCAGACGTTCCAGACAACGATCCGAGCTTGAAGCTCGTGGTTCTGAGGGAATACGATAAGGATAAGGTTCTTCAGATCCTCCAGTCATATGGAGAGGGTGAGAGGGTTCACAAGAATACACTCATTTTCCTCGTTCCGCGGGAAACAGAAAGAGCTACGTTCAATCGGTTCATAAGAAGATACCTAGCTTGGAAGGTCATTGAGGATAAGGCAAAGAAAGGTATTCTCAACCTGACGCCAGAGCAGAGAGAGGATGTAAAGGAGAACCTGAAGAGAGCGAGGGACGACATTCTCCAGAAGATCTCTGAACTGTACAGGCTTGTCCTCCTTCCAAAGTCCGGAGGTTACGAAGAGCTTGACCTCGGAATGAAGCCGGTAGGAGTAAAAAAGACTATCGAAGAACTCATCTATGAGAAGCTCAAAGAGGAGGGTAAACTCGTCGAGAAGATGGCCCCAGTGGTCATTGAGATGAAGTACCTAGATGGGAAGAAGTACATCCCAACGAAGGCACTCTACGAGAGCTTCCTCAAGACTCCGGGAATGCCACTCTTGAAGAGTGAGAGTGTGCTTATAGATGCGATAAGGCAAGGAGTTAGTGAGGGGCGCTTTGGATTGGGATATCTCATCGGAGAAGAGGTAACCTGCGAATACCTTGGTGAAAAACCCACGGTTACTCTTGACGAGAAAGAGGTCATCGTGAACAGGAAGTACTGCGAAGAGCTGAGGGCAAGAGCAAAGGCTGAAGCTGAAGCAGAAGCTGAAGCTCAGGCTATAACTCAAGAGGAAGCTACGGCTGAGAGCATAGCTGGAGCTCCCAGGGAAGAATGGAAGCCCTCTGCAGTCAGGGATAAGCAGGCTGTACTGGTACCACCAGAAACAAAGGGCAGAGAAGAAGTCGTAGGAAGCCAGGTGAAGTCTATTCACCTACATCTGACACTTGGTCCGGGAATTGGAGGCCTAAGGGATATCCTGAGGGCACTAAACTTGCTGAAGAACAAGTTTGAGAGGGTAACTATTGAGATAAGAGCAGAAAAAGGTAGCCTGAGTCAAACTGAGTATGAGAATCTACTTGAAACATTCAGACAGCTTGGAATTGAAGTAAAAGACCTCAATGAGGCGTGATCCGCTTTCTTTTTATTCGCCTATAAGTAGTTTGTGAGAGTTTGATTCATATCTTCTTGTTTGTGATTCACATGGCATGGCAATAGTATGGGACTACAGGTTCTTCGTTGACACATAACCCCTCCACTCTCCTAAACCCTTACTTGCCCGATCTAGACTTCTACTGCTTGGACAGACCCGCTTTAGTAAATTTTCGCAATTTATGATTCGGAAAAAATTCTAAGAGCTTATTTCTTCTTGAAAGACGAAATAAAATCGAGGCACGGGGGTAAATTTCTCTGCAAAAATTTCTCGGCTAAGTTTGGGGTGATGTAGTGTTATCATTTGAACCTTCTCTGGGCTCTTTTTCTGATGAAGGAAAATCCAATGAATATTCCAGTATATTCTTACTCAAATCTGGGTAAAGTTTTTTCCTCAGAAAAGAAGTCTAGGTCAAATTCAACGCTCACACTTGTGCGCTTCTATCCAAATCTGAGTAATCTAAAACGAGGATGGGGGCAAGGGAAGGACGAGATGAGGGGAGGGTGAAAAAACACCATCCCAGGGGGCTAATCATATAAAAGCGTTGACGTGTATGAAAAACAGTATTGCGTTATCAATCGTGGATTTTGTCAGCATGCTTGTGAACGCAATGTGTTCATTTGCCTTCCACCCTT
This is a stretch of genomic DNA from Pyrococcus kukulkanii. It encodes these proteins:
- a CDS encoding helicase-related protein, whose translation is MKEMIKPGYILKSTKWKEPILVEMVQYNERAQTFKIAWKGLFSSQPGMSLLTKEELKNIEIVENPLTFKGDPEAVALAIEAKRYQFASLYDPILAVSVSKIVPLPFQIDAVYNYILKNPQIRFLLADDPGAGKTIMAGLVIKELKLRGLAERILIVVPGHLIDQWRREMKEKFEEEFTVVGREMYRNTPDIWRREKQVIASIDFLKQEDIRKSLETVSWDLVVVDEAHKMAAYRFGRKIYRTKRYRVGEVLSQNSTHMLFLTATPHKGDPENFRLLLDLLLPGLFSDKEILLEAIRKNENPIFLRRMKEDLVDFEGRRIFKPRYSHTVSFKLTDEEMKVYNYLSLYIRDQYTMLEEGKKRSIVFPLVILQRRFASSTYALLQSLKRRKARLEEYLRTGKIEEEPAQLTFEDLLELEDEEERKRWKKEREMEVMLITRKKEKIRREIQTLEELIRMTEDLIAREQETKLRKLKETLEIIRKEHGENEKVLIFTEFKDTLDYLVNKLQEWGYTVTSIHGEMSMEERIQREKDFRTWAQVMVATEAAGEGINLQFCHLLINYDIPWNPNRLEQRIGRVHRYGQKYPVHIFNFVAENTREGIVLRRLLQKIEEIRRALGDKVYDVIGELLDGENLYKVLAEVAAMMRDPESVLQEQEKALQTDEVVKRAKEVLGESLATKHIDLTKVKHLLEKAEENRLSPEYLELFFVKAMARLNARVREREPHVYSVDRVPRVLREIAEREGYGKVERSYKAITFDKELSEKRDDVEFVSFGHPLFEALLYWVRENYREELLKGSVFYDPRNRLHGVIWFFEGEVKDGFGSTAGKTLIAVYDDGEKFETIDPKIIWDLEPARDSPEVEVDFQRRDEAMHYAHQELRKYMKKLLEERKRQAEIKEKYGIKSLKKLIDDLDYKLAEYELLPPEERKRYTLTIRNLEERLNRYKKALEELPERIRRETSLTTEVPTFVGAVYVLPRGDMGEDPSIEEIGMQIAMEYERKHGREPRDVSKENLGYDIYSEGNGEKRYIEVKARARLGDVELTWNEYVTAKRLKDKYWLYVVAYAAERPTLYIIRDPAHTLKVVEKYEIRFKVPVEEWRKKGEKVEV
- a CDS encoding DUF1156 domain-containing protein → MEDKRFIEVAFPVKAVSEESVREKNIRHGHISTLHIWWARRPLAASRATNFAALIPAPKDEHEIERKKKFIAKLSKWENSLNEEIIKKAREEILEYFKQIRDDPNQERPRVLDPFAGGGSIPLEALRLGCETYALDYNPVAVLILKAVLEYPQKYGKRKKGVLEEWLSPEEKGKGYDLVRDVKRWGEWVLEEAKKELERFYPQDEDGYIPVGYIWARTIKCQNPTCGAEIPLMRQFWLVRKDNKKVALYPYVEGNEVKFKIVGDGYEPMPENFDPSKGTVKGAKVTCPVCGMTHDANTVRKLFREGKAGQRMVAVILHHPDKRGKMYRLPTEKDIQAYEEAKHYLEEKRVKLMEKWDIDPVPDEPLPPKGTLGFRVQNYGMKIWGDLFNDRQKLVMITLAEKIKNAYQRMLEEGYNKEYAKAIVTFLALSVDMVAAFSNTLTRWENTSEAVKHLFSRNALPMVWDYPEVNPFSNSTGSFRTILHLCLKSVEHFSEVQSPRVPQVGQNSATSLPYPNNYFDAVFTDPPYYDNVPYSYLSDFFYVWLKRTIGDLYPELFLTPLTPKSKELVAYTHDKDWKAAKKQFEEGMRQALKEIHRVLKPNGILVLVYAHKTTEGWETLINSLLDSGLVPTASWPIHTEMANRLRAKESAALASSIYIVARKIEKQGVGWFEEIKRDLRKTLEQKLDALWKEGISGADFFIAAIGSAIEVFGKYEKILDYEGNEIRGDRLLQLVRDIVTDYAIRQVLHEDISSELSPLTKFYVLWRWMYGEAKVHFDEARKLATSVGLDLEKEWNKGFIVKEKEFIRVLGPQDRKLNEIKGNDLIDVLHKVLLLWQANRKREMVSLLAETGWGEKDVFYKVAQVISEVLPKDSKEKKLLDGFLAGREHIKRAIEKGDYSLFNSEEKSGKQETLEKFIRR
- a CDS encoding ATP-binding protein gives rise to the protein MALKPFYQIAIPHDDIREGRFTLDTFAADLWSVYQNKGPEEYRNPKLFWERTYITKGLSQLLEIAKRRLLEGVGDAIIQLQTPFGGGKTHSLIALYHKAREWNVKVVVLDGTAFDAKEDILWEELERQLTGKVELLKGMTSPGKKKLSKILEENAPVLILIDELLEYMVKAAGVGTGAVDIKVGETTLADQTLAFIHELTEVVKTTDRVLLVMTLPSSILEHYSEKAEEYFQKLQKIAGRSHKVFTPVQEEEVYDVIRTRLFKRIDEAEMEAVAKEIVDYLEKENLIPEGLNAYQYRQKFLRSYPFQPEVIDVLYQRWGSLPKFQRTRGVLRLLSIVVRSLLGKDVPFIRLSDFDLSFKMLRDELIDIVGESRYYSVLDADILSPNSGAKKVDRMLGESYEHYRIGTRAATAIFMYSFSGGEVNGATTKEIKLSCADLRYSSSIVGDAILYLKDNLLYLHYRNGRYFFSLEPNLNKLVVDEMNNIGDEEIREVEYELLKGQLKGRYFKKVYLWPSKPSDVPDNDPSLKLVVLREYDKDKVLQILQSYGEGERVHKNTLIFLVPRETERATFNRFIRRYLAWKVIEDKAKKGILNLTPEQREDVKENLKRARDDILQKISELYRLVLLPKSGGYEELDLGMKPVGVKKTIEELIYEKLKEEGKLVEKMAPVVIEMKYLDGKKYIPTKALYESFLKTPGMPLLKSESVLIDAIRQGVSEGRFGLGYLIGEEVTCEYLGEKPTVTLDEKEVIVNRKYCEELRARAKAEAEAEAEAQAITQEEATAESIAGAPREEWKPSAVRDKQAVLVPPETKGREEVVGSQVKSIHLHLTLGPGIGGLRDILRALNLLKNKFERVTIEIRAEKGSLSQTEYENLLETFRQLGIEVKDLNEA